The genome window ATACCAATCCGCGGGTCGGGATCTGTCAAACTGGGCATCTTCATCAGAACCTTCTGGTAGCCTTCCAGGGCCTCGGCGTATCGGCCGAGCAAGTATTGCGTTCTCGCGCGCCCAAGGATGGCCATAACATTCCGACCACCAAAAGCCTTGGACGACTCATCGAAGCACTTGAGCGCCTGTCGCAGCGATTCTACCCTCTCGGACGTGTCAACGGTGCCCGGGCGAACAGGACGGGGTGGATGTAGCGAGGCGCGCAGCAGCGACAGGACACCTCGCGCCAGGAACAGAGGGGGGAACGCCGGATTCAGTCGTGAAGCCTCGTTCAGAGTCGACGTCGCAAGTTGGAGATAATGATCCTTCGTCTTCGCCTCGGTGTACAATTCTCCCTCGGGTGCAACGCGGGGGGCATTCCGActcttcaacatcaacagccaGCAAACCCATCCCAGCAGGCCGAGTTTCTCTTTCGTGGCTCCATGAGCGACCGACGCGAGACCTTTGTTTAAGATGTCGATGGCATGATCGAGTTGCTTCTGCTTGGCGTATGCCAGCGCGATCGTGACCCAAAAGTTCTTAGCGGCCTTTTCGTTCTCCAACAATGTGCAGAGCTCGGTTGGGTCATCTGGAAGAATCTCTAGGCTGACCTCGACTTCACTGTCGAGGGTGGACGCGGGAATGTCGATGGCGGAGGGAATGTCAGAAAATCGGAGATTGGGCAACGGGTTGGCGGCTGAAAGAGAATCGCCATTCGTGCCATTGGCGTGGCCATTCTGAAGGGACGCCATGGCGTGTGCGGGCACTGCTTTGAGCAATGTGTTGTGTTGTAGATGAGGCAATGGGAAGGATTGCGACTATTTCGGAGAGGTGAAAGGAGCTTGGCTCGTAGTTCAGCTCAACTCATGATCGGGATGAAGCCAAACTAGAGCGGGGGGGTAAAGAGACGCGGTTGAAAGAAGTGTCTTCTTGCCGGATGACTAGCAAGAAGCGCGCTCCTGAAACTGTAGCGATCAGAGGACAAAGCCTGTGGTTGCAGCAGATTGAGTTCGTTGCTTTTGAAGCGCTCCGGAGGTTTGGCATGGGAgacagagggagagaggCTGGCCGGGCCGAGTTTACACCGCCACCGCCCGCTTGCCGGCTGTGGCTTGTCATTCACTCACTGGCACTCCCCGTATGTTTGTGTTTACACGGTGCCAAGTCATTTAAATGATGTATTcaagtttataaaatatgtTGAAGAATTAACATTATAGCTATAGATGGTATGCAGAGGCCATCATACTCTGTATTGAAATTTTGTCAAAATTAGTGTTTCATGTAATGCACCTGCTCGGTGCTATATATGGATTACACTAGAAAGCTATATCGTAGAAGAGGAAATCAAAAACTGCCCCGAGACCACGTCCAAAGCAATATAGTGGAGGAGAGAGGTATCTATCCAAGTGAGACCTATCACGCCAGCAACTGAAAAATAGTCATAATAATACTCTAAGCGCATCTGCTCATGTCATGCAACGGGTTGGTTAGAGTGTCGGTCATAGCACATAACGGCAACATCGATCCACGGCCAAGAAGGCATTCCCACATTAGAATCCCAGGAGCTTGGGCAATTTACAGAGGAACACCGCGCCTAGAAGCACCATGAATATCCGGCCAACCTCGGCCCAGTGTCCCAACCGCACATGTGCTTCAGCATACCCTGCAGCCGCGGCAGCCTTCCGTTCCTCGAATCCATGCCCAACCTCGATAGACCCAGCCAGCTCGGACGGGAACCTCCCTGTCTCGTAGTACTCCTCGAGCAACTGGTCCTTCTCGGTCCAACGCTCGCGAAGCCACGAGTCAAATTCATGCTGATCGTCCAGAGGGATCTCGGACACGGCAAAACGTCTCCAATGCATATTGACCGAAGTGGGCGGTCGCCCCTGCAGATACGTTGACCGAAGGGTAAAGTACTTGTCAGGTAGACTACCTCTTCTGTTGAGGAAAGTAGTTAGTGGAATGCTCATTCGCTTGCAAGCAAGCGCATCGAGTACTTACGGAGGTCCTTCGTAGGCTACCGTGCAGTCATAGACCCACTCCACCGTCCCGCGCAACTGCTGTAGACAGAAGAATAAACCAGTGGAGCGGGGAATAAGCTCATGCTTCAAGGGGGACAGTCCCTGCTTTGCGGCATACTCTGCACTCCGCCGcctggtgttgatggatagGTTCGTCCCCTCAGGAAAGATCAGAAGCCACATGGGGTCATATTGCGGGGACCCTGACTGCGATCCCGTATGCTGagtcttcagcttctccaatCGATGCTGCAGACGGGGCTTGTCGGACAACCATTTGCGAGCCATGAAAATAAAGCCGTAAAAGGTCATACCCTGGCCGATAATAGGAATGTACTTCAAGGATTCCttaaggatgatgaagatgcggcCGTGCATCGTATTCGTGTATGCCACCCACCACAGATAGATCCAATCAGTATACACCTGGTGGTTGGCTATGAGGACCAATCGCTCTGGGAATTGAGTCTTTAAGCGCCCATCCTCTGCGACGTGGACCTGGCCCCGTACACTCTTGTCACCGCTGACTCGCACAAAGGTAGGACAGCCCCATTGAGTTAGAGCCGTGATGACCAAGCCAAAGGACTGCTTTGTGTATGCCATATAGGAATAATACCAATCCTTGTTTATCACGTATAGAGGGGAGCCGATGACCTGGGTCGCTAGGATGGcgacgcagcagcagttgaACCATGTGGCCAGGAGCAAAGAGCGGAGAAGCTGCATCGCAATGCCATGCTTCAAACGGGGTTCCTCATCCTGACTGTCGGAAggctgcttcttcgaggCGGCTGTGTGACTCAGTTGAGGGTCATGCTTTCGTTGTCGAACTTCGGAGGTATCCATGATGAGAATCAGTTGTTGGCGACGAGGCGTTACGAAGGGACTTGCAGGTCAACTATATAAGGGAGGATAAAGTTCTAGAGATAATGGAACTGGATCGGGCACTGATTAGCTTTCCCACCCTTGGATCACGCGAGCAACTAGATGCAGCACACTGTACCAGGAAAAGCGGTGTCTGCCGGAAGGCTAGCAGTGTTTGTTGTAATGTCGAGAGGGATCGGAGGACAAAGggactaactaactaacggAAGCCGTACCTATACCGGGGAGGTAATGATAATGAGGGGGATGTAAAAATGAAGTAGATTCAAGCCATGTTTTGGGGGAAAGAATActtgaaagagaaaaagagagagagacgggAGAGAAGTTTGGTTCCTGTCTCGAGGGAGCAGGAAGCTTGAGCCGGAGCACAGCTCTCAAGTGTCTTAATAGTGTGTGGGCGCATGATCAATGATCTCCAGTCAAAAACCACTACGTCAGTTGGCCCGGCCCTCCCCTCAAGGCGGTCAGCGGAGATCCGGGGGTCTCGATCGGCATCACGCTTGCAGGAGTCTTTTCGACGCTTCGGAGATAGATGAAATTTCTCCTCTGTgcatgattttctttttcttcctataTATGTTTCTGTTTTTTATGGACCAGAAGAATCATACAGAAATTGCAAGAAACATAGATGCAGATGTCTACTCCTCTCAACTAAACCTGCATGTCAGGTCCCGCGCAACTTTCTTCTCACATGCTGGTTTGGAACAATGAATCAGACCTAGATTGATAATGTGAGCGCTCTAGTCATAACTTAGAAACAAGTCTCGAAGTGAGCTGATATCGGTCTTCTAGAAGAGCGTGCATGGTCTCTTTTGATCTCATCAATTACCAAAAATGTATTTTGCGAGTATGCGATCACGGCTTGCTCATGTCGGGCCTCCGGTTCGGATGCTTTGGTCACGGaacttttcctcctccccacgaCGTTACGAGATTAAAGATGTTGCAACTCTACCAAAACGACTGATACCAAAATACCAAGGTGTGCGTCAACGCAGTGTCGTCTGCGAAATATCTTGAAGCTCTTCCTGGTATGCTGACCTGCTTGTGCGCCCCGAGCAGAATCCCAAGAGGGCgatctcctttccctccaatGGCCAGCACCCCCGCGAAATATCTTCGTCGTGAAGAAAGACTATTCTCCGGCTATCACTGCCTCTCTAATTGAATTTGCCAAGTACGGAGTCCCCCAGACCGGCTGACCGAGGAGTCATGGATGCTAACCCCTCACCGGCAATGTAGTCATGCGACGTCTACCTACCCATCGGCCTCGATCATTCTAGAACCCAGTGTCGCAGAGGAAATACACTCGTCACTTCAGTCGCCTGTTTACACCGCCCCTCTCGACCAGCTACGACCGGCATTGCATGACAAGGTGGATCTCACCGTTACTCTCGGGGGAGATGGTACGATCCTGCATGCCTCGTCCTTGTTTGCCACGTGCTACAACGTCCCGCCGGTGCTGTCATTTAGCATGGGAACATTGGGCTTCTTGAGCGAATGGAAATTTGCCGAATACAAGCGCGCATTTCGCGAGGTATACATGTCAGGAGCCGGCGTTGGGGATCGCGCGACGGTGCTGGGAGACTCCCGGCCAGCCTCAGCCGACGAAGCACTGGATCTGGAAGCGAATCCTACTGGATGGTCCTCGGTACGGGGGAAGTCGATGGGCTTAACGCGCGGCGCTCGAATCTTGATGCGCAACCGACTGAAGGTTGGGCTCTTTACGGCAGACGGCAAGCCAGTCCAACGGGAATCCACATCAGCGGCCATGCCAAACGTCTTGAACAACCAGGGAGTATATGTAATGAATGAGGTACTCTTGCATCGAGGCAAAGAGCCACATTTGGCGGTGCTGGATGTCTATGTTGGGGGCCGGTTTTTGACGGAAGCCGTGGCCGACGGCATCATTATCTCGACACCGACGGGTAGCACAGCATACAGTCTGAGCAGTGGAGGCAGTATTGTGCATCCACTCGTGCCCGCGGTTCTACTAACGCCGATCTGTGCGCGGAGTCTAAGCTTCCGGCCCTTGGTGCTGCCATCCAGTACTCCGATTACCCTCCGACTGAGCGAGAAGAACCGGAGTCGCGAGTTGGAGGTCAGCATTGACGGGGTGAACTTAGGGCAAGGATTGACCGCGGGAATGGAGGCACGAGTATGGGACGAAGAGATGCGACATGGCAAGAATGAATGGCAAGGTGGTGTGCCATGTGTCATGCGAAGAATCACCGGTGGTGAAGCACACgatggatgggttggaggCTTGAATGGGTTGTTGAAATTCAACCATCCATTTGGTGAGGAACGCTGATTCAAGTAATTAATATGATCGACTACACACCACATTGTACTTATACAAAACACCAAAGTGTATGTGTGGCTTGgaagaggtagaggagggtTAGGGGTTAAACATGTAGCATAGTTAATGACCAAATCTGTATGAATAGACTAAGATTCTCACGATGCCTTTTTAGTAAACGAGGGCGATGCATGAAAGAAGCCTTAGTTCCATCTGCAcatgcagcagcaccacAATTGACATGGACTGTTGCTGAAGCGAGCTGCTGGTCTGATCCAATCAATTCCAGTGCAGTTGGGCTTGACCTGAAAAAAGGGGCGGGAAATCAGGGCCGCTGGTGGGCCTCCCTTTCTTTGcgaccctctctctcactcgcTCTCTCCgttcttctttctcgctGTTGGAGACTCGAGACCACCGACCCGTGGGTCCCTCGGTCTCTCTATCCTCACTGGTGGCTGTTACTTGACCAGGATTCTATATGCAGGGTATGTGGTCTGTTTGGCCAGCTAGTAGGCCGGCTGCCCGTGTGTGGCTTTGTTGGGTGAGGATTAGGATTAAGATTTCGTGCTTACCCATTTGAATTTGATTTGGGACCGCAAGGAGACGCTGAGGAGCCCCGAATAGCCTCAAGACTAGGAGAATTTAACGATATAGCATGGCTTGTCGGGGCCATCCGCGCGGATGATGTAATTCGGTCCTGGCCATTAATCAATCTGTTTCGAACCGACAAGCAACTGCAACCCAAGTGGAGTGGGCTCTGGCGTACGCTTTTTCTGGCTCCCCTTAATCTGGGTCCCGTTGGCCAAGTTTCTATCTCCGATTTGACGCATGCATAGCATAGTAGTAGTCAGTGATTTAAAAGGGACAATCAAGGAAGTGAccctcaatcaatcaatatatAGGGATTGCGACAGTAAGGATGCATACTCCTCATTGCCTGAGGGGGGGACATCGAAACAAACCATTCATCGCCTAATTGGACTCTTTCTAGGGCTGGACTTGATTAGTCCTATGATgaccatccattccattgGATAGGAACTACTACTTGATTTATCGCTTCTCGTAGTTGCACTCGTAGTGAAATGCGTAAGGGCGCTTCTTTTCTACTAGGATGGAGAGGTTAATTGTGCATCATCACAAtcaggggagagaagagccCTGGCTGTTTGCTGTTTGCTGCTTCGGATTTAGCTTTGTATATGAAACCTCCCAAGACATGCCCACGACAATCCATTATGATCAAAGTCAAGGACCCATCGATCGTTGTTTTGGTGACCCTCTCCTACTCTGTTTGTGGTCAACCAACAGGAATATTTGAAGTAGTGTATCCCAGGGGGGCGCCGAAGACAGTATTTACTTCTACCAAAATAGCGATTGTCAATTAGTTTATCTTTTTGCTGAGTTTACTTGTAAAGTAGTCaattcctctgcttccttgtcttgttctttgcttttcctcctttcccctccttcccccccaactTCATTCTATCTTCCGGGGCTTTTTCAGTGATCTACTTCACAgggttgaagaggaagcccatcaccatccctccagagagataataataatattcttgaGGAGAGTCAGAGCCGTGCGCCCCTTGGAGCCGCGGGTGGTGAAACCTCGAGTGCCTTTTGTTCAACTCAACGGCCGGCCTTCCCTTTTTGCCGCCTCCTGTTGGTGCTCCTTCTAACTTCCTACttactccctccctcttcacaccctctctctccctcttccttatcctcttcccccccccccctcttcaCGTCTTTcatcctctttcctcctcctcatctctgTCTTCTCGTTACTCCCCGTGGTTGTATCGTGACTCTCGTTTATTGTTTGCACACCCGCCACCTCCTTTTCATCTGAACCCCCAGCACGCCTCGGGTACTTCCTCCCTCTGCCATCGCCTGCATCTATCCTGCATTGTGTACTTGGCCGCCCTGGTTGGTAACCGCTGGTCTCACCGCGTCTGGATATTGGGGTTGTCACCTTCGAGACGTGCAGTTCACGCTCGGAGCTTCCTCGCGGGCGCGAGGCTTCTTTTCTGCGTGAAGATAAACCTACAGTTACCCCTCAAGGTATGTTCAGATGTTCAATTAGCTCTGGTCACTTTCCTTGTTCCATCTCTATCATCCCGCCGCCTATGGAGTAGGGGGTGGAATATAGTTCcccttggggaagaagaggctctACCGCATCCACGGGTCACCAGATTGACAGACCCAGCCTTGCACATGCCACAGTTCTCATGCTGACTGGCCTGCAGTGAAGTGCACCTGGAGATTAATCTGGGTGTGTTGTCGGGACCGCCCTCCCCTTCACATTGTTTGCTCCGTGGATTTCACGGTTGCCCCCCTTCAtatcccccctccacccccctgaggaaccccccttcccctccttggGAGTTCCGCGTCTCGGTTTCCACTCTGGCCCAGCTTAATGGCCTCTTATGAAAAGTGAGCCAGACTTCATTTCCTTGTCCCCCTCTTTCCTACctatccacccaccccctttGGCCCTTCAGCCCCGATTCACTCACAGGGTTCTCGCCTGTGATCAATTCCGGGCGCTGCTGACGCGCCCGCAGGATGTACTCCCCAGACCAATTCATGAATCCGGGGCCTGCCCCCCGGCCCCCAGCCGACCGCCCACAACTCAACCTGCCtaccaacccctccaacaacGTGGCTACCTCCTTCAGCCAGATGAGTCTGAATTCCCCGAGTACCCCCGGTCCGGCCAACCTTTCGCTGTTCCCCAACACGAGCACCCCGTCGCTCACGCGCACCAAGACCGATCAGtcgggcggaggaggcgtcACCGTTATCAAGGAGGGATATGTCCGTTGCAAGGAGGACAAATTTCTGGCGACGTGGAATCAACGATACTTGATCTTGCGCGAATTCCGCCTCGACTTTCTCAAGAATGAGACGGGGAAGATCGTCCTTTCCATTCCGCTGACGGCGGTCACAGGCGTCTCGAGATCGGAGGATACTCGCATGGCTTTCGAGATCATTCGTCTCGCCAACCCCAAGGACGCGAATTCCAAAACCGCCGTAATCACCCGTGACGTGCCCACCAAGAGCATCACTTGCGAAGTTAAGAGCGATGACGAAATCTACGACTGGATCGACAAGATCTACGAGCGCTGCCCTGGTATGGGAGGGGTAAGCAACCCCACGAACTTCAGCCATCGTGTTCACGTCGGATTCGATCCGCGCACCGGCGCCTTCGTGGGCTTGCCGCCAGAGTGGGAGAAGCTCCTGACCGCGTCCGCAATCACCAAGGAGGATTACAAGAAAAACCCCCAGGCCGTCATTGAGGTCCTGGAATTCTACTCGGACATCAAGATGCGCGAGCAGAACCCTCAGTACTACGCTGGGCTTTCCTCGCCGGCGAACCAGCAGGCGAAGCCCTTCAGCGGCGGCGGGTCCGTGGGCAACTCAATTGCACCCCCAAGACCCCCGCCGCCTGCTCCCGCACAGCGTTTGGACAGCGGTGGCCAGTCGTACTCCAGCCAGTCCCCTGTTTCGTCTCCTTCGCAGTCCAAGTCGGATTCCGATCGTGCTTtggagcaacagcaacaattgGAGCGGATGAACGAGTTGGCGGATAAGGAGCGTCGCCGTATGGAAGAGGATCGTCGCGCACGTCAgcgggaagaggagcagaacCGGCTCGACCAAGAAGCATACAATGCCTCTTTGCCCAAGACTCGCGTCCCCTTGGCCAAGCAAGAGCTCGGGGGCTACGGCCAGTCCTCCGATGATCGTTACAAGCCCAGCCGCCCCGCCCCGCAGGCCCCTGGCTCCTCTCGCCAGGAGCCTCCGCGCCAGCTGACAGCTCAGCGCCCTGCCCCATCTGCCCCTACCGCCGGACAGCGGCCTGGAGACTACGCCAATGGCTCTGCCAGGGCTGAGCAATCCTCTCCGGGCTCCAGACACCCGGCTCAGGGACAGTCTCCTGCACGGGCTCAGAACAATGGCGTCAAAGCGCAGCCGGCCCAGGGCCCTCCTCCCAGCAAGCTGCCTGCTCCGGTTCAGCCTGTGAAGCCCCTGAACATCGCGAATAAGCAGACCGCGAAGACAAACGTCCCCGATGGGGTCCGCCAAGCCGAGGCTGCCCTGAGCAAGAAGGCAGAGCCCCGCCAGAGAGAAGTGCGCATGTCGAACATGAGCGAGAACGAGGTCATGGATCGCCTGCGTTCTGTCGTTTCCAAGGACAACCCGAACGAGTCTTACAGCAAGCAGCGGAAGATTGGACAGGGTGCCTCCGGATCCGTGTATGTGGCACGCGTTAAGGAGCATGCTACATCCGGCGTTGCGCGGGAGCTTTACCGGCAGTACGGTCCCCGTACCCAGGTGGCTATTAAGCAGATGGATTTGCGTAGCCAGCCTCGGAAGGAACTCATTGTCAACGAGATCATTGTCATGAAAGATAGCCAGCATGCGAACATTGTCAACTTCCTTGACTCGTTCCTGCAGGAGCAGAGCAACGAGTTGTGGGTTGTCATGGAGTTTATGGAAGGTGGTGCTCTCACGGATGTCATTGACAACAACCCGGTGATCCAGGAGGATCAAATTGCCACAATTTGTGCAGAGGTGCGTACATAAAAATCGACCATTATCGGAGACTGATACTAACTCGAGGACCACGAGCAGACCTGCAAGGGATTGGCCCATCTGCACAGCCAAAACATTATCCACCGTGATATCAAGAGCGATAACGTGCTTCTTGACCGGGCTGGTCATGTCAAGATTAGTGAGTAACCCTTCTATTTCTCCAATGACCCTGGGGGAATTGGTGCTGACCACTTCTTAGCCGATTTCGGATTCTGTGCTAAGCTCACCGAGTCGAAGAGTAAGCGCGCCACAATGGtcggtactccgtactggaTGGCGCCTGAGGTGGTTAAGCAGAAGGAGTATGGCCCCAAGGTGGACTGCTGGTCATTGGGTATCATGGCCATCGAAATGATCGAATCCGAGCCCCCATACCTCAATGAGGAGCCGCTCAAGGCGTTGTACCTCATCGCCACCAACGGCACTCCTCGCCTGAAGAAGCCAGAGAAGCTCAGCAAGGAGCTCAAGTCGTTCTTGAGTGTATGTCTCTGTGTCGATGTGCGCAGCCGCGCTACCGCCGATGAATTGTTGGCCCATGATTTCCTCAAGTTGGGCTGCAGCCTCGCGAGCCTGGCGGAGCTGCTCcgttggaagaagaacagcgGACAGTGATAGACTGTGGAGAGGAGAATGTGCAATGGCGATGTTGGTAGCCACATGGTCGCTGCCGGTTGCCTTGTTCCTCTTATGATTTACACCAGATCTTGTTTTCACGCACATATGGGTCACATTTACGCGCCTCCGGTTGATTTTTGCTGCCCCCTAACGACCTGCATTGCAACTCGATTTCTACTTGTGATATCCTCATTGCACAGCTCTGTCGTCTGCAGACTCGGCATAGGTAATTTGGCGTTCTTTCTTGGAGTCGATTCCCCTTTGTGATTCCTCTTACACTCGCAACTAATCTGGTTATCCCACCCTTCCCGCTGTGCGGTTCCTCGATGCTCCGAACCATGCCTGTGAGACGGCACTTGATGTATGCGTGCAGCTGATCTTTGGCTGCATCTATGAGACAAAGAAATgcaaaaagaagagagatccGAAGTACAATGCACAAAAACTGTGTCTCCGAGTACTGAAGATCGATGATGAGCTGAAACGCTCTGGTATATGAACATGCACCAAAAACCTGTTTCGTTACCCTCATGTACCCGGTCATGTTTGTTTCAATTGACGAGTCCATGATGGAATACTTGCATTGTGAGCAGCTTTTTAGCAGCTACGTCTGAATGGTataaaaaaggaagagaagaaaagatcgGAGGGAAGACAAAATATTGATGGTCGACTGATGCAGCTAAAAAGAAGCGAGCTAGAGGAGGGTACTTGGGAACCAGGGGACTTAGTAAAAAAGAGGATACTATATTTCTTTCTGTGATCATAATAACTACCAGCGGCCCACGGGTCAATGATAATAGTACAGTTGAATGGAACACGGAGCATGATAGCGTACATTCATAGGTATAGTAGAAGACCAGAAAGGCAGAAAAGGAAcaacgaagaaaagaaaggagttATTCATAAACAATCATCGGCACCAGAAGCATCACATCCAAGAAGGGCAACATGTGCAACGTAAAtaaccaaccacaaccacagtcATAGCCACCTACCATTACCCTGCATCAGGCCCACAtccacacatacatacacacataccaGCCATGatatagaagaaaaagaaaaagggaacaaAACCACAAGAAAACGGCATCACAACTCCTCATGAATGGGCACTTCCGTACACAAATCCCCAAACCTCACCCCCTTGAATATCGACTCCACATCAACATCTTCACCAGATGGCTCATACCCCGCTTGCGTGAGCTGACTGATCCACTGGTGTCGAACCTCCTCGGAGAGATCTTCCCAGATATGGATACCCGAATCGGCCtcagaggaagatgaagatggatcAGTGGAGTCAATCCGAAGGGTATTTGTCTCCGGATTGCAGTTTATCAGGAGGGATTGAcgcccctgctgctgctgctgctgctgctggagatcATCCGAGGAGAGTAGGATATCGTTCAGGGAACGGATTTGTGCGGGGTATTCTACTTCTGGGATGGGAGTAGAACTGGTAGTAGGGATAGATGGAGAAGTAGAAGGACTAAAAGGTTCATAAGGAATAGCGACAGCATCGCGGATACTAGGTGGTAACCAGTCCTTCGCGCCGAGGTAAGGAGGCATGGCGCCACGGATCTCGGTGAAGGCCTGGAGGATGAAGCAGACGGTGAgaatggagaggatggcaGCGAAGCTGGAGGTGAGGTTTGTCCAGATTTCGGAGTCGCCGGGCATGGAGAGGACGTAGCGCGGGGAGCGGCTTGTTGGGGGACAGGGGGATAAGGGGAGGGTGTGGACGACGACGGTGTTGCCCATGCTGACGGAGGCGAGTTTGATGTATTGTGGGGGGGTTTCGGGGGAGACggggagagatggggagTGGAAGCGGGAGAAGCAGAGCTTGGTCATGGAGAAGGGGTGGACGTCGCGGAGAGAGGTGTAGGTTTGGAAATAGTTGTAGCGGTTTGTGGAGGGGTTGAATTCGAGAGTGAGGAGCTCGATGGATTGGTCGCTGCcggagatggcgatgacggcttgttgttggtttGTGGTGGGGTCGGGGCTGAGGAGGCAGATGtcgaggccgaggccgaTCTTGATGGTTTTGCGGAGCTTCTTGCGGCGGAGGATGGATGCTTTGGCGCCTTTGGTAGTTGattctttggtggtggtggtggtggtggtggctatggcggaggtgatgatggcgggGCGGAGGTCCAGGAGGACGAGCTCACAGCCTTTGCGGTCTGGGGCgttttggaggaggagaaggctggtggaggagaggaagcggaGGGCGCGGAACTTGGGGCGCATCCGGGGGGATCCCTTGtcggggatgggggtggtgtagACGCATTGTACGTCGGGGGAGGCGTTGGAGCGCGTGTCGGCAGAGATggtgcagatgcagatgTCGACGCCGTTGGTGTAGGCGACGCGGAATTGGCCCTTGTTGTcggggagaggggtgagaTCGACGTCCtcggcttcctcgtcgctgttGAGACGGATTCGTCCGATCACGTCGGATGgactgggggtgggggttgcgctgaagaagacgatCTCGCCGGCCGGGGCGAGACCAGTAGCGATGGCAGCGACACGCGGGGAGGTCGAGTCGGATTGCCAGGGGGAGAGGCGCAGGGTGCGCTGGTAGGTGTCGGGGGAGGCGGCGCCGGAGGAGGGGCCTTTCACGGTGCGAAATAGTGATGTTCGCGAAAGCGCGGTGGTTTGTCCATTGTTCGTTGTCTTCTCGTTTTCCTTGTTGTTGTCCTTCTCTTTCCGGGTGGGATGATCAATGCGAAAGGAACGCAGATGCTGGTTATTGCCTCGCTTCTGCTCCGCCACGGAGCTGTTGATGCCGGCGAGGGCGACGATGGCTTCGTCGTCGGCTTGGACGGCGGCGAGAGAAGTGACTGAGTCCTCATCGCGCGACAAGTTGATGTCGACAACTTCGGAGATTTCGGAGCGCTTGGAGGTATTCAAGAGGGCCTGGGGAAATTGACGCGTTAGCATGGAGCTGCAGAAGTATACTTCATATCAAGAGGAACTTGCGATTTTGTTGCCGACACCACTGCggccttcaccacctcctccaccgaccAGAAGCAAGCCGTGATGACGCGGGTCGAAGTCGGCGGCGAAGAGCGGGCATGAGAGAGTCAATTTGGCCGAGGGAATGGAGGGAGCCATGTTGGACGGGTGGGATCCCGGGGGATGGATCGAGTTCAATCCCCGAAAGAAGTAACTATTATCCGAATGGCACGGGAAAGAGATAGATtgtaggagggggagagttgcagaaggagaagagaaggagagaagaagcgaagaagcgaagaagcgaagaagaagccagaa of Aspergillus luchuensis IFO 4308 DNA, chromosome 7, nearly complete sequence contains these proteins:
- the CLA4 gene encoding serine/threonine protein kinase CLA4 (COG:T;~EggNog:ENOG410PFNT;~InterPro:IPR000095,IPR008271,IPR011993,IPR001849, IPR033923,IPR000719,IPR011009,IPR036936;~PFAM:PF15413,PF07714,PF00069,PF00786;~go_function: GO:0004672 - protein kinase activity [Evidence IEA];~go_function: GO:0004674 - protein serine/threonine kinase activity [Evidence IEA];~go_function: GO:0005524 - ATP binding [Evidence IEA];~go_process: GO:0006468 - protein phosphorylation [Evidence IEA]), producing MYSPDQFMNPGPAPRPPADRPQLNLPTNPSNNVATSFSQMSLNSPSTPGPANLSLFPNTSTPSLTRTKTDQSGGGGVTVIKEGYVRCKEDKFLATWNQRYLILREFRLDFLKNETGKIVLSIPLTAVTGVSRSEDTRMAFEIIRLANPKDANSKTAVITRDVPTKSITCEVKSDDEIYDWIDKIYERCPGMGGVSNPTNFSHRVHVGFDPRTGAFVGLPPEWEKLLTASAITKEDYKKNPQAVIEVLEFYSDIKMREQNPQYYAGLSSPANQQAKPFSGGGSVGNSIAPPRPPPPAPAQRLDSGGQSYSSQSPVSSPSQSKSDSDRALEQQQQLERMNELADKERRRMEEDRRARQREEEQNRLDQEAYNASLPKTRVPLAKQELGGYGQSSDDRYKPSRPAPQAPGSSRQEPPRQLTAQRPAPSAPTAGQRPGDYANGSARAEQSSPGSRHPAQGQSPARAQNNGVKAQPAQGPPPSKLPAPVQPVKPLNIANKQTAKTNVPDGVRQAEAALSKKAEPRQREVRMSNMSENEVMDRLRSVVSKDNPNESYSKQRKIGQGASGSVYVARVKEHATSGVARELYRQYGPRTQVAIKQMDLRSQPRKELIVNEIIVMKDSQHANIVNFLDSFLQEQSNELWVVMEFMEGGALTDVIDNNPVIQEDQIATICAETCKGLAHLHSQNIIHRDIKSDNVLLDRAGHVKITDFGFCAKLTESKSKRATMVGTPYWMAPEVVKQKEYGPKVDCWSLGIMAIEMIESEPPYLNEEPLKALYLIATNGTPRLKKPEKLSKELKSFLSVCLCVDVRSRATADELLAHDFLKLGCSLASLAELLRWKKNSGQ
- a CDS encoding uncharacterized protein (COG:S;~EggNog:ENOG410PIX3;~InterPro:IPR015943;~TransMembrane:1 (o437-458i);~go_function: GO:0005515 - protein binding [Evidence IEA]): MLTRQFPQALLNTSKRSEISEVVDINLSRDEDSVTSLAAVQADDEAIVALAGINSSVAEQKRGNNQHLRSFRIDHPTRKEKDNNKENEKTTNNGQTTALSRTSLFRTVKGPSSGAASPDTYQRTLRLSPWQSDSTSPRVAAIATGLAPAGEIVFFSATPTPSPSDVIGRIRLNSDEEAEDVDLTPLPDNKGQFRVAYTNGVDICICTISADTRSNASPDVQCVYTTPIPDKGSPRMRPKFRALRFLSSTSLLLLQNAPDRKGCELVLLDLRPAIITSAIATTTTTTTKESTTKGAKASILRRKKLRKTIKIGLGLDICLLSPDPTTNQQQAVIAISGSDQSIELLTLEFNPSTNRYNYFQTYTSLRDVHPFSMTKLCFSRFHSPSLPVSPETPPQYIKLASVSMGNTVVVHTLPLSPCPPTSRSPRYVLSMPGDSEIWTNLTSSFAAILSILTVCFILQAFTEIRGAMPPYLGAKDWLPPSIRDAVAIPYEPFSPSTSPSIPTTSSTPIPEVEYPAQIRSLNDILLSSDDLQQQQQQQQGRQSLLINCNPETNTLRIDSTDPSSSSSEADSGIHIWEDLSEEVRHQWISQLTQAGYEPSGEDVDVESIFKGVRFGDLCTEVPIHEEL